A region from the Sphingopyxis lindanitolerans genome encodes:
- the nuoH gene encoding NADH-quinone oxidoreductase subunit NuoH, with the protein MTETFINWGMAPDWAWGVATICGILLIALPLMLAVAMIIYADRKIWAAMALRRGPNVVGPFGLLQSFADGLKVFLQETIIPSGANRGLFLIAPIITFTVALMAWAVIPFNSGAVLADINVGLLYILAISSLGVYGVILSGWASNSKYPFFSAMRASAQMISYEVSIGFILIGVVLFADSFNLNEIIKAQQGHGLGIVNAFGFNLLLFPLAVLFFISSLAETSRTPFDLTEAESELVAGYQTEYSSMSFALFWLGEYANVLLMCTLNAVLFWGGWLPPIDWAPLYAVPGIIWLFAKILFFFFAFSWVKATVPRYRYDQLMRLGWKVFLPISLIWIFLISGYLMLTRYS; encoded by the coding sequence ATGACCGAAACCTTCATCAATTGGGGCATGGCCCCCGACTGGGCGTGGGGCGTCGCCACCATCTGCGGCATCCTGCTCATCGCGCTGCCGCTGATGCTCGCGGTGGCGATGATCATCTATGCCGATCGCAAGATCTGGGCGGCGATGGCGCTGCGGCGCGGGCCGAACGTGGTCGGGCCTTTCGGCCTGCTCCAGAGCTTCGCCGATGGTTTGAAGGTGTTCCTTCAGGAAACGATCATCCCGAGCGGCGCGAACCGCGGGCTGTTTCTGATCGCGCCGATCATCACCTTCACCGTCGCGCTGATGGCGTGGGCGGTGATCCCGTTCAATTCGGGCGCGGTGCTCGCCGACATCAATGTCGGGCTGCTCTATATCCTCGCGATCAGCTCGCTCGGCGTCTATGGCGTGATCCTGTCGGGCTGGGCGTCGAACTCGAAATATCCCTTCTTCTCCGCGATGCGCGCCTCGGCGCAGATGATCAGCTATGAAGTGTCGATCGGCTTCATCCTGATCGGCGTCGTGCTGTTCGCCGACAGTTTCAACCTGAACGAGATCATCAAGGCGCAGCAGGGGCATGGGCTGGGCATCGTCAACGCGTTCGGCTTCAACCTGCTGCTCTTCCCGCTCGCGGTGCTGTTCTTCATCTCGTCGCTGGCGGAGACGTCGCGCACGCCGTTCGACTTGACCGAGGCCGAGAGCGAGCTGGTCGCGGGGTATCAGACCGAATATTCGTCGATGAGCTTCGCGCTGTTCTGGCTCGGCGAATATGCCAACGTCCTGTTGATGTGCACCCTCAACGCGGTGCTGTTCTGGGGCGGCTGGCTGCCGCCGATCGACTGGGCGCCGCTCTATGCCGTTCCGGGCATCATCTGGCTGTTCGCGAAGATCCTGTTCTTCTTCTTCGCCTTTTCATGGGTGAAGGCGACCGTTCCGCGCTATCGCTATGACCAACTCATGCGGCTGGGCTGGAAGGTCTTCCTGCCGATCTCGCTGATCTGGATCTTCCTGATTTCCGGCTATCTGATGCTGACGAGGTATTCATGA
- the nuoI gene encoding NADH-quinone oxidoreductase subunit NuoI, with amino-acid sequence MSTIAHLIKTFTLWEFVQAHWLTLKYFFKPKATINYPFEKNPLSPRFRGEHALRRYPNGEERCIACKLCEAVCPAQAITIEAEPREDGSRRTTRYDIDMTKCIYCGFCQEACPVDAVVEGPNFEYATETREELLYDKAKLLANGDKWERAIAANLAADAPYR; translated from the coding sequence ATGAGCACCATCGCCCACCTCATCAAAACCTTCACCCTGTGGGAATTTGTGCAGGCCCATTGGCTGACGCTCAAATATTTCTTCAAGCCGAAGGCGACGATCAACTATCCGTTCGAGAAGAACCCGCTGTCGCCGCGTTTTCGCGGCGAGCATGCGTTGCGGCGCTATCCGAACGGCGAGGAGCGTTGCATTGCGTGCAAGCTGTGCGAAGCGGTGTGCCCGGCGCAGGCGATCACGATCGAGGCCGAGCCGCGCGAGGACGGTTCGCGCCGCACGACGCGCTACGACATCGACATGACCAAGTGCATCTATTGCGGCTTTTGCCAGGAAGCGTGTCCGGTCGATGCGGTGGTCGAGGGGCCGAATTTCGAATATGCGACGGAAACGCGCGAAGAATTGCTGTATGACAAGGCCAAGCTGCTCGCCAATGGCGACAAATGGGAACGCGCGATCGCGGCTAACCTTGCCGCCGACGCGCCCTACCGGTAA
- a CDS encoding NADH-quinone oxidoreductase subunit J, with protein MIQLIAFYLFATITIAAAAMVIFARNPVHSVMWLILAFFNAAGLMLLAGAEFIAMLLVIVYVGAVAVLFLFVVMMLDIDFAELRAGFVRYLPLGALVAIILAAELVFAVGAWQAGGVDLAARAAPITSDTSNIQQIGELLYTRYIFLFEAAGIVLLVAMVGAIALTHRQRGGTRTQNISAQNRRRPWEATRLVDPGVGQGMDL; from the coding sequence ATGATCCAACTCATCGCCTTTTATCTGTTCGCGACCATCACCATCGCCGCCGCGGCGATGGTCATTTTCGCGCGCAACCCGGTCCACAGCGTGATGTGGCTGATCCTCGCCTTCTTCAACGCGGCGGGGCTGATGCTGCTCGCGGGGGCGGAGTTCATCGCGATGCTGCTCGTCATCGTCTATGTCGGCGCGGTCGCGGTGTTGTTCCTGTTCGTGGTGATGATGCTCGACATCGATTTCGCCGAATTGCGCGCCGGTTTCGTGCGTTACCTGCCGCTTGGCGCGCTCGTCGCGATCATCCTGGCCGCCGAACTCGTCTTTGCGGTCGGCGCGTGGCAGGCGGGCGGGGTCGACCTGGCGGCGCGCGCGGCGCCGATCACCAGCGACACCAGTAATATCCAGCAGATCGGCGAGCTGCTCTATACGCGCTACATCTTCCTGTTCGAGGCGGCGGGGATCGTCCTGCTCGTCGCGATGGTCGGCGCGATCGCGCTGACCCATCGCCAGCGCGGCGGCACGCGGACACAGAATATTTCGGCGCAGAACCGACGTCGCCCGTGGGAGGCGACACGGCTCGTCGATCCGGGCGTCGGGCAGGGGATGGACTTGTGA
- the nuoK gene encoding NADH-quinone oxidoreductase subunit NuoK, translating to MISVGHYLAVSAVLFTLGVLGIFINRKNIIVILMAIELILLAVNINLVAFSAALGDLVGQVFAMFVLTVAAGEAAIGLAILVIYFRGRGTIAVDDANRMKG from the coding sequence GTGATCTCCGTCGGCCATTATCTCGCCGTTTCGGCGGTGCTGTTCACGCTTGGCGTGCTGGGCATTTTCATCAATCGCAAGAATATCATCGTCATCCTGATGGCGATCGAGCTGATCCTGCTCGCGGTGAACATCAACCTCGTCGCGTTCAGCGCCGCGCTTGGCGATCTCGTCGGGCAGGTGTTCGCGATGTTCGTGCTGACGGTGGCCGCGGGTGAAGCCGCCATCGGTCTCGCCATTCTCGTCATTTATTTCCGCGGCCGCGGCACGATTGCCGTCGACGATGCCAACCGGATGAAGGGGTAA
- the nuoL gene encoding NADH-quinone oxidoreductase subunit L, translated as MIQAIVFLPLLAAIVAGLGQRVIGNGPSKIITTGALFVSCALSWPIFLSFVAGSAEPSVTPVLHWVSSGALQFNWELRVDALTAVMLVVVTTVSALVHLYSWGYMEEDPDQPRFFAYLSLFTFAMLMLVTANNLVQMFFGWEGVGLASYLLIGFWYKKPSANAAAIKAFVVNRVGDFAFMLGIFGTFLVFGTVSIPEILAAAPGMAGSTIGFLGMRLDTMTVLCLLLFVGAMGKSAQLGLHTWLPDAMEGPTPVSALIHAATMVTAGVFMVCRLSPMFETSDVAQGVVMFIGAATCFFAATVATTQWDIKRVIAYSTCSQLGYMFFAAGAGAYSAAMFHLFTHAFFKALLFLGAGSVIHSMHHEQDMRYYGGLRKRIPLTYWAMMAGTLAITGVGIAGVAGFAGFYSKDGILEAAFAAGGGGQVAFWVGTFVALLTSFYSWRLVFLTFHGKPRWEQSEHIQHAVHDDHGHDAHHHDAPHGAPGDGTAGYHPHESPLSMLIPLGLLSLGAVFAGYAFHHAFIDPEGGLAFWKGSLAFDEHLMHAAHQVPTIIKWMPFTAMAIGLLIAWNNYIRDTSLPAKFVAQFRLLYQFLYNKWYFDELYDVLFVKPAFAIGRFFWKRGDEGTIDRFGPDGAAALIQGGTRLAVRLQSGYVYGYAFVMLLGLVGLASWAMVKFL; from the coding sequence GTGATCCAGGCGATCGTTTTCCTGCCGCTGCTCGCGGCGATTGTCGCTGGCCTCGGCCAGCGCGTCATCGGCAATGGGCCGTCGAAGATCATCACCACGGGCGCGCTGTTCGTAAGCTGCGCCTTGAGCTGGCCGATCTTCCTGTCGTTCGTCGCGGGAAGTGCCGAGCCGAGCGTGACGCCGGTGCTGCACTGGGTTTCGTCGGGCGCGCTTCAGTTCAACTGGGAATTGCGCGTCGATGCGCTGACCGCGGTGATGCTCGTCGTGGTCACGACGGTGTCGGCGCTCGTCCATCTTTATAGCTGGGGCTATATGGAGGAAGACCCGGACCAGCCGCGCTTCTTTGCCTATCTGTCGCTGTTCACCTTTGCGATGCTGATGCTGGTGACCGCGAACAATCTGGTCCAGATGTTCTTCGGCTGGGAAGGCGTCGGGCTCGCGTCATACCTGCTCATCGGTTTCTGGTACAAGAAGCCGAGCGCCAATGCCGCCGCGATCAAGGCGTTCGTCGTCAACCGCGTCGGCGACTTTGCTTTCATGCTCGGCATCTTTGGCACGTTCCTGGTGTTCGGCACCGTCTCGATCCCCGAGATTCTGGCCGCCGCGCCGGGCATGGCGGGATCGACGATCGGCTTCCTGGGCATGCGGCTCGATACGATGACGGTCCTCTGCCTGCTGCTGTTCGTCGGCGCGATGGGCAAGTCGGCGCAGCTTGGGCTGCACACCTGGCTTCCCGACGCGATGGAGGGGCCGACCCCGGTGTCGGCGCTGATCCACGCCGCGACGATGGTCACCGCGGGCGTGTTCATGGTCTGCCGTCTGTCGCCGATGTTCGAGACATCGGACGTCGCGCAGGGCGTCGTGATGTTCATCGGCGCCGCGACCTGCTTTTTCGCGGCGACCGTCGCGACGACGCAATGGGACATCAAGCGGGTCATCGCTTATTCGACCTGTAGCCAACTCGGCTATATGTTCTTCGCCGCGGGCGCCGGCGCCTATAGCGCGGCGATGTTCCACCTGTTCACCCACGCTTTTTTCAAGGCGCTGCTGTTCCTTGGCGCGGGCAGCGTGATCCATTCGATGCACCACGAGCAGGACATGCGCTATTATGGCGGGCTCCGGAAGCGCATCCCGCTGACCTATTGGGCGATGATGGCGGGGACGCTGGCGATCACCGGCGTCGGCATCGCGGGCGTTGCAGGCTTCGCGGGCTTTTATTCGAAGGACGGTATCCTCGAGGCGGCCTTTGCCGCGGGCGGCGGCGGTCAGGTCGCCTTCTGGGTCGGCACCTTCGTCGCGCTGCTCACCAGCTTCTATTCGTGGCGCCTCGTCTTCCTGACCTTTCATGGCAAGCCGCGCTGGGAGCAGAGCGAGCATATCCAGCATGCGGTCCACGACGATCATGGGCATGACGCCCATCACCACGACGCGCCGCATGGCGCTCCGGGTGACGGCACCGCGGGCTATCATCCGCACGAAAGCCCGCTTTCGATGCTGATCCCGCTCGGCCTGCTGTCGCTCGGCGCGGTGTTCGCGGGGTACGCTTTCCACCATGCGTTCATCGATCCCGAGGGCGGACTCGCCTTCTGGAAGGGCAGCCTCGCGTTCGACGAACATCTGATGCACGCCGCCCATCAGGTGCCGACGATCATCAAGTGGATGCCCTTCACCGCGATGGCGATCGGCCTGTTGATCGCGTGGAACAATTATATCCGCGACACCAGCCTGCCGGCGAAATTCGTGGCGCAGTTCAGGCTGCTCTACCAATTCCTGTACAATAAATGGTATTTCGACGAGCTCTATGACGTCCTGTTCGTGAAGCCCGCCTTCGCGATCGGCCGCTTCTTCTGGAAGCGCGGGGACGAAGGCACCATCGACCGCTTTGGTCCCGATGGCGCCGCGGCGCTCATCCAGGGGGGCACGCGGCTCGCGGTCCGGCTGCAATCGGGTTATGTTTATGGATATGCGTTCGTGATGCTGCTCGGTCTTGTCGGCCTCGCCAGCTGGGCGATGGTGAAATTCCTGTGA
- a CDS encoding NADH-quinone oxidoreductase subunit M, with the protein MSGLPILSLMLAVPAIAAILCLFVEARPARAIALAATLIDFALGIALWANFDIGGAQWQFVERADLFGRFQWALGVDGVAMMLIVLSTFLMPLCILASWESIKERVGLYMAMFLVMEVIMIGVFAAQDLLLFYIFFEGVLIPMYLIIGIWGGQNRIYAAFKFFLYTLLGSVLMLVAMIAMIREAGTTEIPVLLNYDFPPEMQTWLWLAFFASMAVKMPMWPVHTWLPDAHVQAPTAGSMILAGVLLKMGSYGFLRFMMPMFPDASAQFMWVVFALSMIAVIYTSLVALVQSDMKKLIAYSSVAHMAIVTAGLYAFNQQGIEGALIVMLSHGVVSAALFFCVGVIYDRLHTREINRYGGLAVNMPAYALFFMLFTMASIGLPGTSGFVGEFLSLAGIYEASSWAAFACTTGIILGAAYMLYLYRRVVFGELTKDDVKAMPDISPREWAIFVPLAAVTLWMGVYPESFLAPMRGDVTAVVARLAPAKPAGDAHVAVGKAKAAALGEAHHAGGVQ; encoded by the coding sequence GTGAGCGGGCTTCCCATCCTGTCGCTGATGCTGGCGGTCCCCGCGATCGCCGCCATTCTTTGCCTGTTCGTCGAGGCCAGGCCCGCACGCGCGATCGCGCTCGCCGCGACGCTGATCGACTTCGCGCTAGGCATCGCGCTGTGGGCGAATTTCGACATCGGCGGCGCGCAATGGCAGTTCGTCGAGCGCGCCGACCTGTTCGGGCGTTTTCAGTGGGCGCTGGGCGTCGATGGCGTCGCAATGATGCTGATCGTGCTCAGCACCTTCCTGATGCCGCTGTGCATCCTCGCGAGCTGGGAATCGATCAAGGAGCGTGTCGGCCTCTACATGGCGATGTTCCTGGTCATGGAAGTCATCATGATCGGCGTCTTCGCGGCGCAGGATCTGCTGCTCTTCTACATCTTCTTCGAGGGCGTGCTGATCCCGATGTATCTGATCATCGGCATCTGGGGCGGGCAGAACCGCATCTATGCGGCGTTCAAATTCTTCCTCTATACGCTGCTCGGGTCGGTGCTGATGCTCGTCGCGATGATCGCGATGATCCGCGAAGCGGGGACGACCGAGATTCCGGTCCTGCTGAACTATGACTTCCCACCCGAAATGCAGACCTGGCTGTGGCTCGCCTTCTTCGCGAGCATGGCGGTCAAGATGCCGATGTGGCCGGTCCACACCTGGCTTCCCGACGCGCACGTCCAGGCACCCACGGCGGGGTCGATGATCCTGGCGGGCGTGCTGCTGAAGATGGGGTCGTACGGCTTCCTGCGCTTCATGATGCCGATGTTCCCCGATGCCTCGGCCCAGTTCATGTGGGTCGTCTTCGCGCTGTCGATGATCGCGGTGATCTATACCAGCCTCGTTGCGCTGGTGCAGAGCGACATGAAGAAGCTGATCGCTTATTCGTCGGTCGCGCACATGGCGATCGTCACCGCCGGCCTCTATGCCTTCAACCAGCAGGGGATCGAGGGCGCGCTGATCGTCATGCTCAGCCATGGCGTCGTGTCGGCCGCGCTCTTCTTCTGCGTCGGGGTGATCTATGACCGGCTGCACACGCGCGAGATCAACCGCTACGGCGGGCTTGCGGTGAATATGCCGGCCTATGCGCTGTTCTTCATGCTGTTCACCATGGCGTCGATCGGCCTGCCGGGCACCAGCGGCTTCGTCGGCGAATTCCTGAGCCTTGCCGGCATCTATGAAGCGTCGAGCTGGGCCGCCTTTGCCTGCACCACCGGTATCATCCTCGGGGCCGCGTACATGCTCTATCTCTATCGCCGCGTCGTGTTCGGCGAACTGACCAAGGACGATGTGAAGGCCATGCCCGACATCAGCCCCCGCGAATGGGCGATCTTCGTGCCGCTGGCTGCGGTGACATTATGGATGGGCGTCTATCCCGAAAGCTTCCTCGCGCCGATGCGCGGCGACGTGACGGCGGTGGTCGCGCGGCTCGCCCCGGCAAAGCCCGCGGGTGACGCGCATGTCGCCGTCGGCAAGGCCAAGGCGGCCGCGCTCGGCGAAGCGCATCATGCGGGAGGCGTCCAATGA
- the nuoN gene encoding NADH-quinone oxidoreductase subunit NuoN — protein sequence MTADLALIWPELILTIGGLITLMLGAFAGDRQVGLYQLAALLTLAAAAAAVVALFGTEASVFSGTLAVDGFGGFAKLLIYAASFVCIAIAPRYFGDAMRAEYSALIVFAALGMGIMASSRDLMTLYVGLELNSLASYVLASFMRGDDRSSEAGLKYFVLGALASGILLFGISLLYGFSGTTDFAGVAAAMAGGVNIGLLFGIVFVIAGLAFKISAVPFHMWTPDVYEGAPTPVTTFFASAPKVAAMTLLVRVLIDAMGPAGPALAAWQQIIIFLSLASIILGAVGAIGQKNIKRLLAYSSINNVGFMLIGLAAGTQQGVEAVLTYLLVYVVTTIGAFLFVMQLRDADGQMVESIPAYAGLSKRQPGLAAAMAVFLFSLAAIPPLFGFWPKYLVFEAAVNAGLVPLAVAGVVVSVIGAFYYIAIIKTMYFDDEPETVIQRGGSRVEGAVIGVSALWLSVIGYLFIPMLAATAASAASVLF from the coding sequence ATGACCGCCGATCTCGCCCTTATCTGGCCCGAACTGATCCTGACGATCGGCGGGCTGATCACGCTGATGCTCGGCGCCTTTGCCGGCGACCGCCAGGTTGGCCTCTATCAGCTCGCGGCGCTGCTGACGCTGGCGGCGGCGGCGGCGGCGGTGGTGGCGCTGTTCGGCACCGAGGCGTCAGTCTTTTCGGGGACGCTCGCGGTCGATGGCTTCGGCGGTTTTGCAAAGCTGCTCATCTATGCCGCAAGCTTCGTCTGTATCGCGATCGCGCCGCGCTATTTCGGCGATGCGATGCGCGCCGAATATTCGGCGCTGATCGTCTTTGCCGCGCTCGGCATGGGCATCATGGCCTCGTCGCGCGACCTGATGACGCTTTATGTCGGGCTCGAACTCAACAGCCTGGCCTCCTATGTGCTCGCCAGCTTCATGCGCGGCGACGATCGGTCGAGCGAGGCGGGGCTCAAATATTTCGTCCTCGGCGCGCTCGCCTCGGGCATATTGCTGTTCGGCATCTCGCTGCTCTATGGCTTTTCGGGCACCACCGATTTCGCCGGGGTCGCCGCCGCGATGGCGGGCGGCGTCAATATCGGCCTGCTGTTTGGCATCGTCTTCGTGATCGCGGGGCTGGCGTTCAAGATCAGCGCCGTGCCGTTCCACATGTGGACCCCCGACGTCTATGAAGGCGCGCCGACCCCGGTGACGACCTTCTTTGCCAGCGCCCCCAAGGTCGCGGCGATGACGCTGCTCGTGCGCGTCCTGATCGACGCGATGGGCCCGGCGGGTCCGGCGCTCGCGGCGTGGCAGCAGATCATCATCTTCCTGTCGCTCGCCTCGATCATCCTCGGCGCGGTCGGTGCGATCGGGCAGAAGAATATCAAGCGCCTGCTCGCCTATTCGTCGATCAACAATGTCGGCTTCATGCTGATCGGTCTTGCCGCGGGAACGCAGCAGGGGGTCGAGGCGGTGCTGACCTATCTGCTCGTCTATGTCGTCACGACGATCGGCGCCTTCCTGTTCGTGATGCAGCTTCGCGACGCCGACGGACAGATGGTCGAGAGTATTCCCGCCTATGCGGGCCTGTCGAAACGCCAGCCGGGGCTTGCCGCGGCGATGGCGGTGTTCCTGTTCAGCCTCGCCGCGATCCCGCCGCTTTTCGGCTTCTGGCCGAAATATCTGGTGTTCGAGGCCGCGGTGAACGCGGGCCTCGTGCCGCTGGCGGTCGCCGGGGTGGTCGTGTCGGTGATCGGCGCCTTTTATTATATCGCAATCATCAAGACGATGTACTTCGATGATGAGCCCGAGACGGTGATCCAGAGGGGCGGATCGCGGGTCGAGGGCGCAGTGATCGGCGTCAGCGCGCTGTGGCTGTCGGTGATCGGCTATCTCTTCATCCCGATGCTGGCGGCGACCGCGGCGAGCGCCGCCTCGGTGCTGTTCTGA
- a CDS encoding biotin--[acetyl-CoA-carboxylase] ligase: MAVGDRLSLHPDAGGDRGERRLGAVLIPPIERIAQTGSTNADLLARLAGGEHIGEGHWLVADRQTAGRGRLGRAWGDGQGNFMGSTVVRLTAGDPSPATLALVVGVALAKVVAIFAPSLPVQLKWPNDLLVEGAKCSGILLERSGNAVVIGIGVNLVSAPELADRATFAFADAGVAIDRDRFAEALAIAVVDALWTWRQEGVERIVRAWLPLGHPVGTPLRVSEQGIDGRFDGLAPDGALRLRRVDGEIMLIHAGDVELRRPLQEGT; encoded by the coding sequence GTGGCTGTCGGTGATCGGCTATCTCTTCATCCCGATGCTGGCGGCGACCGCGGCGAGCGCCGCCTCGGTGCTGTTCTGATCCCGCCGATCGAGCGGATCGCGCAGACAGGTTCGACCAACGCCGACCTGCTGGCGCGGCTGGCAGGCGGCGAGCATATCGGCGAAGGGCATTGGCTCGTCGCCGATCGCCAGACCGCCGGGCGCGGGCGGCTCGGCCGCGCGTGGGGTGACGGGCAGGGCAATTTCATGGGCTCGACCGTTGTCCGGTTGACCGCCGGCGACCCATCGCCTGCGACGCTGGCGCTGGTCGTCGGGGTCGCACTGGCAAAGGTGGTGGCGATTTTTGCGCCGTCGCTTCCGGTGCAGCTCAAATGGCCGAACGACCTGCTCGTCGAGGGCGCGAAATGTTCGGGCATCCTGCTCGAACGCAGCGGCAATGCGGTGGTGATCGGGATCGGGGTCAATCTCGTCTCCGCGCCCGAATTGGCCGATCGCGCGACCTTCGCCTTCGCCGACGCCGGTGTCGCGATCGATCGCGACCGCTTCGCCGAGGCACTGGCGATCGCGGTCGTCGATGCGCTTTGGACCTGGCGGCAGGAAGGGGTCGAGCGCATCGTGCGCGCGTGGTTGCCGCTCGGCCATCCCGTCGGCACGCCGCTTCGCGTGTCGGAGCAAGGCATCGACGGGCGTTTCGACGGACTTGCCCCCGATGGCGCGCTACGCTTGCGCCGCGTTGATGGGGAGATCATGCTGATCCACGCGGGCGACGTCGAACTGCGACGCCCACTCCAGGAAGGGACATAG
- a CDS encoding type III pantothenate kinase has product MLLAIDVGNTNAKFALFRGTELLARWRIATDDRRTADEYMVWLDQLMRIEGHDRAEIDAIIISTVVPRALHNLQLLAHKYFGVDALVAGRDPVSWGIALKVDEPRSVGADRAVNAISAQAVEPGKDKLVISFGTATTLDHIGVDGAYLGGIIAPGVNLSLEALVAAAAKLPRIAIEAPPTASVIGRTTESQMLIGVYWGYVSMMEGLIARMKAEIGKPLTVIATGGLATLFQEQAHLFDRIEPDLTLNGLMHLFNQRNMSA; this is encoded by the coding sequence GTGCTGCTCGCGATCGATGTCGGCAACACCAACGCCAAATTCGCGCTCTTCCGCGGAACCGAGTTGCTTGCGCGCTGGCGCATCGCGACCGATGACCGGCGCACTGCCGACGAATATATGGTCTGGCTCGACCAGTTGATGCGCATCGAGGGCCATGACCGCGCCGAGATCGACGCCATCATCATCTCGACCGTCGTCCCGCGCGCGCTGCATAATCTGCAATTGCTGGCCCACAAATATTTCGGGGTCGATGCGCTGGTCGCCGGGCGCGATCCGGTGAGCTGGGGCATTGCGCTGAAGGTCGATGAACCGCGGTCGGTCGGCGCCGACCGTGCGGTCAACGCGATTTCGGCGCAGGCGGTCGAGCCCGGCAAGGACAAGCTCGTCATCAGTTTCGGCACCGCGACGACGCTCGACCATATCGGGGTCGATGGCGCCTATCTGGGCGGGATCATCGCGCCGGGGGTCAATCTGTCGCTCGAAGCGCTGGTCGCCGCCGCCGCCAAGCTGCCGCGCATCGCGATCGAGGCGCCGCCGACCGCCAGCGTCATCGGCCGCACCACCGAAAGCCAGATGCTGATCGGCGTCTATTGGGGCTATGTATCGATGATGGAAGGGCTGATCGCGCGCATGAAGGCCGAGATCGGCAAGCCGTTGACCGTCATCGCGACGGGCGGCCTCGCGACCCTGTTTCAGGAACAGGCCCATCTGTTCGACCGTATCGAGCCCGACCTGACGCTGAACGGGCTGATGCACCTCTTTAACCAAAGGAATATGAGCGCATGA
- a CDS encoding ribonuclease J produces the protein MTTPGKELLFLALGGSGEIGMNANLYGCDGKWIMLDLGVTFGSQDYPGIDIVMPDLEFIEDRKKDLLGIVLTHGHEDHIGALPYLAADLGVPLYANRFTAGLIANKLAEEGLEKEVEVKVVDIDARLRIGPFDIRLVPLAHSILEMSAAVIDTPYGRVFHTGDWKLDEEPILGTPATAAALTAIGDEGVDMLVCDSTNAFNTEASGSEGSVRDGLMQAVGAAKGRVVVTTFASNAARLATLGAVAKATGRTLCVAGRSLDRILGVARSVGYLRDFPPTVDFDEAMRLPRDKLMVVATGGQGEPRAALARMAADGHQIKLQAGDTVVFSSKQIPGNEVAIGRIMNQLAAKDVLTVTEKQAHIHVSGHPGQPELAALYGWLRPKLLVPVHGEIRHMHEQARFALEKGVPDALVQENGDLVRLAPGPARIVERVRSGRLLLDGDVILPADGETINERRKLALNGQISVAVVLSGGKFQGSSVQYRGVPVEDDRETFLEEMNEAAEQAATGKARGRDALKEAIRLGVRRVATDWTGKKPITDVLIVDI, from the coding sequence ATGACAACTCCCGGCAAGGAGCTGCTTTTCCTCGCGCTCGGCGGATCGGGCGAGATTGGCATGAACGCCAATCTCTATGGCTGCGACGGCAAATGGATCATGCTCGACCTCGGTGTGACCTTCGGCAGTCAGGATTATCCGGGCATCGACATCGTGATGCCCGACCTCGAATTCATCGAGGATCGCAAAAAGGATCTGCTCGGCATCGTGCTGACCCACGGGCACGAGGATCATATCGGCGCGCTCCCCTATCTGGCCGCCGACCTCGGCGTGCCGCTCTATGCCAATCGCTTCACCGCGGGGCTGATCGCGAACAAGCTTGCCGAAGAGGGGCTGGAAAAGGAAGTCGAGGTCAAGGTCGTCGATATCGACGCCCGCCTGCGGATCGGCCCCTTCGATATCCGCCTGGTCCCGCTTGCCCACTCGATCCTCGAAATGAGCGCGGCGGTGATCGACACGCCCTATGGCCGGGTGTTCCATACCGGGGACTGGAAGCTCGACGAGGAACCGATCCTGGGGACGCCCGCGACCGCGGCGGCGCTGACCGCGATCGGCGACGAGGGCGTCGACATGCTCGTCTGCGATTCGACCAATGCGTTCAACACCGAGGCGTCGGGAAGCGAAGGCAGCGTCCGCGACGGATTGATGCAGGCAGTCGGCGCGGCGAAGGGCAGGGTGGTCGTTACCACCTTTGCCTCCAATGCCGCGCGGCTTGCGACTCTCGGCGCGGTCGCCAAGGCGACGGGGCGCACCTTGTGCGTCGCCGGGCGCTCGCTCGACCGCATTCTCGGCGTCGCGCGGTCGGTCGGCTATCTCAGGGATTTCCCGCCGACGGTCGATTTCGACGAGGCGATGCGACTGCCGCGCGACAAGCTGATGGTCGTCGCGACCGGCGGGCAGGGCGAGCCGCGCGCGGCGCTGGCGCGCATGGCCGCCGATGGGCATCAGATCAAGCTGCAGGCGGGCGATACCGTCGTCTTTTCCTCGAAGCAGATTCCCGGCAACGAGGTCGCGATCGGGCGGATCATGAACCAGCTCGCCGCCAAGGACGTGCTGACCGTGACCGAAAAGCAGGCGCATATCCACGTCAGCGGCCATCCGGGGCAGCCCGAACTGGCCGCGCTTTACGGCTGGCTGCGGCCAAAGCTGCTCGTGCCGGTCCATGGCGAGATCCGCCACATGCACGAACAGGCGCGCTTCGCGCTCGAAAAGGGCGTTCCCGATGCGCTGGTGCAGGAAAATGGCGACCTCGTCCGCCTTGCACCGGGGCCGGCGCGGATCGTCGAGCGCGTGCGCTCGGGGCGGCTCCTCCTCGATGGCGACGTGATCCTTCCCGCCGATGGCGAGACGATCAACGAGCGGCGCAAGCTGGCGCTGAACGGGCAGATTTCGGTGGCAGTGGTGCTGTCGGGCGGCAAGTTCCAGGGCAGCAGCGTCCAATATCGCGGCGTCCCGGTCGAGGATGATCGCGAGACCTTCCTCGAAGAGATGAACGAAGCGGCCGAGCAGGCCGCGACCGGAAAGGCGCGCGGCCGCGATGCGCTGAAGGAAGCGATCCGCCTCGGCGTCCGCCGCGTCGCGACCGACTGGACCGGCAAGAAGCCGATCACCGACGTGCTGATCGTGGATATCTGA